The stretch of DNA AGGTCGTGCGCATGGACGGAGGGCTGCGAATGGCGCCAAAATGATCGCCAAAGCGGTCACGGCGCTGAAGGGACTCGGCGATGAGCTCGATGAATGCCGTCCAGTACACCGAAGTCGGCGGAAAGCCGCAGGTGGTCGAGATTCCGATCCCGCAGCCGGGCCCCGGGCAGGTGCTGCTGCGCGTGCTCGCCGCGGGCATGTGCCACTCGGACATCACGGTGATGAGCTGGCCGGCGGAAGACCTCCCGTACCCGATGCCGCTGACGCTGGGCCACGAAGGCGTCGGCGAGATCGCCGCGCTCGGGCCCGGGGTCCGCACGTTGTCCGAGGGCGACCAGGTCGCGGTGTACGGCCCGTGGGGCTGCGGGGCGTGCCACAAGTGCGCCGCGGGCAAGGAGAACTACTGCCCGCGGGCCGCCGACCTCGGCATCATGCCGCCGGGCCTCGGTTCGCCCGGGGCGATGGCCGAGTACATGCTCGTCGACGACCCGCGGCACGTCGTGCCGCTGCGCGGGTTGGACCCGGTGGCTGCGGCGCCGCTGACCGACGCAGGGCTCACCCCGTACCACGCGATCAAGCGCTCGCTGCCGAAGCTGGTCGCGGGCAGCACCGCGGTCGTCATCGGCACCGGCGGCCTGGGGCACCTGGGCGTGCAGATGCTGCGCGAGATGACTCCGGCGCAGGTCATCGCACTGGACGTCGCGGACAGCGCGTTGCAGCTAGCGAGCGAGGTCGGCGCGCACCACGCATTGCGCTCGGACGAGTCGGCACCGGCGAAGGTGCTGGAGCTGACCGGCGGACTCGGCGCCGAGGTCGTCCTCGACTTCGTCGGTGCCGAACCCACCGTGCAGATCGCCAGCCGCTGCGTCGCAGTGGAAGGCGACGTCACGATCGTCGGTGTCGCAGGCGGGCGGCTGCAGGTGGGGTTCGGTTCGCCGCCGTTCGAGGTGTCGGTCGCCGCGCCGTACTGGGGCGCCCGCGACGAGCTGATCGAGGTGCTGGAAATGGCGCGTTCCGGCGCGCTGACCGTGCACACCGAGACCTACGGCATCGACGAGGCGCCGCTGGCGTACGAGCGGCTGCACCGCGGGGAGATCACCGGCCGCGCCGTGATCGTGCCCTGAGCAACTCGTTTTGCCCAGGTCGTCGCTCGGCAGTGCCGAACGCAGGTTCCGAGACGGGCACTGACGAACCAGCTCACAGATCCTCGGCGTACGGGACCTGCTCCGCGGCGGTGGAGGTCATCCAGCGCCGGATCGTCCACGTGGCCCGCACGTCGTCCTCGTTGTACTCCAGCAGGCGACGGCGCTGCGACAGCACCGGCGCGTAGCCGTCCAGGCCCACCGCGTCGCGATACCAGCGCATCGAGTTCTCGCCGCCGGCCTCGTCGTCGCGCCAGTGGAACCCGGCGCTCGGCGCGATCACCTTCAACCCCTTGCCGTGCGGGCACAGGAACTGGTCGCGGACCGCCGCGAACAGGTCGACCCACTCGTCCGAGCCGATGAACTCGCGGACCCGGGCCACCTCGGGAATACCGGGCTTGCCTGCGAACCGTTCCGCCGAGGACAGCATCCACCGGTTCTCGGCCAGCTCGTTGTAGCAGTACGCGCGGAACGTGAGCCCTCGCGCGTGCGCCTTCGCGCGCAGCTCGGTGAACCAGGTCCAGAACTCGGCGAAGGACCGCGCCTCGTCATCGGACGGCAGCGGATCCCAGGTCACGAACGCGCGGTAGCCCGGTTCTTCGCCGACGTCCGCGCCGGACAACCAGCAGCCCCACATGTAGGCGCCGGAGTCGGCGTAGCTCTCCATGTCCACGTCGACCTCGACGTCGGCGCGCGGAACCGCCAGCCGCCGCACCCGGCGCACCAGCGGCAGCTCCCGCAGCCACGCCTTGGCCAGCAGCACCGCGTCGGCGCCGCGGCCCGGCGACAGCTGCACCTCCGGCAGCCGTTCCGCGGGCAGCGCGGCGAGCTCGTCGACGGTGCCGACCCCGGCATCCCGCATCGCCGTGGCTTCTTCGCCGCGCACGACGAGGCTCACGTCGCGCCGCTCGCGCAGCTCGGTTTCGCAGGTGGGCCACCAGGGGCAGCCCTTGCACTCGGTGATCCGGGACGGCTGCGCCAGCGGCTCGGCGCCCGCGGCGGCCGCGGTGGCGACGTCGAGCCGGTCGGCGAACCGCGCGTCGTACTCGGTGAGCGCGGTGCGCCCGCCCGGCCAGTTCGGCGCCCGCAGGTCGTGCCAGACGACCACGTCCGCCTCGACACCGATGACGCCGCCGACGGGATCGCCGGCCGCCATCCCGCACGCCTCGAGCAACCGCCGCACGTGCACCAGCCGGAGCTGGTCGCGCGGCTGCGAACGCACCTTGCGGTCCGGGTCGGGACGCGCCGCGGCAGGCGTCGGATCGCTCAGCGGTGCGGTGCGCGCGCCGTTGCCCGGATCGGCGGTCTTGTGCCGCACCACCAGCACCGGGACGTAGCCGGCGCCGCTGCGCACGAGCAGGTCGATGGCGCCGAGACGACCGCCGTCCGGATCCGCGGGCAGCTGGGCGCCGGAGATGAACCGGGTGCCCGCGCGCATCGCCTCCGCGGTGGCGCGCTCCCGCTCGCGGCGGGTGCCTTCCCGCGAGACCGCGACCCACTGCTCGCCGAGCAAGGCGGCCAGCTGCCCGGCAACCGCGCGGCGGTGCTCGGCGGCGTCCGCGATGCGCTGCTCGACGCCCGCGTCCATCGGGGATTTCGGCAGGTCACGAGCAGCCGGGTCGTTCTCCAGGTGCACCCGCCTGCGGCAGCGAGTCACCACGCCCGCGTCCAGCTGCACCCCGTCATCCACGTCCAGCAGCGTAGGCCGTGCCCCCGACAATCGCGCCCATCACCCCGGTGACGCAGCACGTCGATCGAGTACGCAGCGTGTTCAACCCGGCTCCGGCTCCCCCGCTCGGTCAATCTGCGCGGACGGCGGCGAACGCACACACTCCTTACCGTGATCCGCGAACGCGAGGACCACCGGCGAGAGCAGGAGGCGGCGATGACCCGAAAGACCGAGGACCAAGCGGAAGCCATCGAGCCGGCCGCCACGCGCTGGGTGGTCCACGACGCCAAACGCGCCGCGAAGCTGGAAGCGAAGGCGAGCAAGCGGGAAGAGCGGGCGGCCAAGCAGGACACGAAGATCGCGAAGCAGGCCACCAAGGCCGTGCACGACGACAACAAAACCGCTGACAAGAAGGCCAAACGCGAGACGAAGGCCGCGGAGAAGAAGGCCAAGCGGGAGGCGAAGGCCGTCGCGAAGGGCGAGCACGGCAGGCTCACCCCGGGCAACGCGAAGAAGCTGGTCGGTGTCGTACGGGTGCTTGGACCGGCCGTCGCACCGTACGCGCGGCAGGCGTTCGGCATGGCCCGCGACGGCTACGAGCGGGCGCGCGCCCGCAGGCTCGGCATCGACGCGGCCGATGCCGGCCGCTTCACCGGCAGAGGCGCCGGGCTGCAAGCCCGGATCGCAGGCGACACCGACGCGCTGCGCGAGCTGCGCACCGGCCGGTCGGCCGAGGACGGCAGCACCACCGAGCAGTTCGCCGAGCGGGCCGAAGCCCGCCTGGGCCAGCTGGCCGGCGCCGTGCGCGCCGCCGAGCGGATGCCCGCGCAACGCCGCCGGGCGGCGCATCGGGCGGTGACCGGCGAACTCGACCGCATCGAGGACGACCTGCTCAACCGCCTCGGCATCTAGTGTTCATAGCCGGATCGGACCGGCAATAGCGACAAGCTCCGGGCAGATGCCACTCCGGCGTCGGTCAGGCGGGGCGGATTCCCGGTTAGCACAGGCCTGCCGGGATAGTCATCGATCTTTGCCGCAGAGCGCGGTGCGAAGGTGTTCGGATCGGTCTGCTTGAACTGATCTCGAATATCTTCCGCCCGTCTCCCGGATGCCACCCTGGATGTGGCCGTGTGTCCGCCTACCTCAAGTGCACCAGCAACCATCCCGTCGTTGCCGGGGGCCACCTCCACACTCCGGTACAGCTTCTTGATGTGGGGCTGCTTCAGCATCGCGAGAACGCGCTTCTTGAGCTTGCCTGCACCCTTGCCCGGAATGATCTCGACGAGCGGCACGTTCTCGCCGGCCGCACGGAAGATCCCGTTGCGCACTGCGTTGTCGATGTCCCTGTCGCTGCGGAAGATCGGGTGAAGATCCACGGTCAGCTTCTCCGGCATCGCGTTCTCCCAGGTGTGATTACCGACTTGGCTCGCGCTGGACCCAAGCACGATGCGGGCGACACCCCAAGCCTCGTGCGCAGGTTTGAGCACGAATGGGCGCGGCATGCGCCCGCAAGGGCCAACGACCCTCCGACGCCGCCACCCACCGAGCAAAGCCGAGTGCCATCGCGGTCTCGATTCCGGACGTGCTGGTCCAGGGACGTTGCGAAAGCGGTTTTGCCCAGCGGGGGCGTTTACCCAGCCCGAGCGGCGACGACGGGCCGCCGGCCCCGCCCGGAATGGTCAGGCGGCGTTGTTCGGCAAGGTCACGAAACCGTGCTTGACCATCCAGTCCCTGGCCACGTCGGCCGGGTCCCGGCCGTCGACGTCGACGCCCGCGTTGAGCTCCATCAGCTCGGCGTTGTTCAACCGGTCCGAGATCGGCTGGAACACCTGCTGCAACTGCGGATACCGCTGCAGCATCCCGGCCCGCACCGTGACCCCGAGGTTGTAGCGCGGGAAGAACCCCTTGTCGTCGGTCAGCACCTTCAGGTCCAGCGAGCGGATCCGCCCGTCGGTCGTGAACACCTCGCCGAAGTTGCAGGTGTTGCCCGACGCGGTCGCCGCGTAGATGGTGCCGGTGTTCAGCGTCTCCACCCGGGACGGGTCCACCTCGAAACCGTAGGTCTGCGAAACCCCGGGCAGGCCGTCGTTGCGGCTGGCGAACTCGGTCTCCACGCAGAAGCTCAGCTCCTGCGGCCGCTCGGCGCCCAGCCGCTTGAGGTCGGAGAAGGTCTCCACCCCGAGCCGCCGCGCGTTCTGCTGGTTCAACGCGAACGAGTAGGTGTTGTCCGCCTGCAACGCCAAGGCGAACCAGGCGACCCCGTTGCGCTCGAGGTCCATCTTGCGCACGGCCTCGTACTGGGCGATCGGATCCGGGATCGGCTCGGTGTTGCCGTTGTAGCTGATCCAGGACGCGCCGGTGTACTCCCACAGCACGTCGATCTGGTTGCTGACCAGTGCGTTGCGGGCGCTGGCCGAGCCGGTGATGTTGCTCAGGTCGCGCACCTCGGCGCCTGCGGCCAGCAGCGCGAACTCGGCCAGGTAGGCGAGCACGATCTGCTCGGTGAAGTCCTTCGAGCCGACCGTGAACCGCACGCCCTCCAGCTCCGGGACCGGCCGGATCGAGCCCGGCTCGACCCGCAGCGGCACCGACGAGCCGGAGCTGAGCCCGCAACCGCTCAGCGCCGCGCCCGCCGCCGCGGCCGAGGCGAGTTTCAACGCGCTCCGCCGGGACATCCGTGTGTTCATCGCAGTCCCTTCGGAGACAGGTACTGCTCGGCGACGCCGCCGAGCCAGTCCACCAGCAGCGCCAGTGCCATCGCGAGCACCGCGCCGACCGACAGCACCGTCCAGTTGCTGAGCTTGTAACCGGTGTCGATCAGCTCCCCGACACCGCCCGCGCCGACGAACCACGCCAGCGAGGCGGTCCCGACGGCCAGCACCAGCGCGGTGCGCAGCCCGGCGAGGATGAACGGCACCGACAGCGGCAGTTCGATCCGCAGCAGCACCTTCGTCCCGGACATGCCGATGCCCCGGCCCGCGTCGATCAGCGCCGGATCCACCTGCTGCAGCCCGACGAGCGTGTTGCGCAGCACCGGCAGCAGGGCGTAGACGGCGATCGGCAACGTGGCGATCCAGAAACCGGTGGTGCCGTTGGTGAGCAGGAAGAACAGCACCAGCAGGCCGACCGACGGGGCTGCCTGGCCGACGTTCGCGATGCCGATCACGATCGGGCTCAGCCGCCGCGCCCAGGAACGGCTCAGCAGCACGCCCAGCGGGACCGCCAGCAGCACCACGATCAGCGCCACGGCCAGGCTGATCAGGAAGTGCTGCCAGGTCAGCGTCAGCAACGCGGACGCGGTGATGTTCCGCGAAGTGATCACGTTGTCCCGGTGCGCGTACGCGACGCCGAGCACCACCGCGACCAGCACCGCGGCCACGATCGGCTGGGCGAACAGCCGCAGCCGTTCCGCTCCGCGCGATCCGGAGTCCGAGGAGTAGGCGCTGGTCATGACCGCGCCTCGGCATCCGCGGCACCGGCGTCGGCGGCACCGGCGTCGCCGGTGTCCGCGGCCGCAGCGTCGCCGGTGTCCGCACCGCTGTCCGCGTGTTCCTCGCGCAGCGATTTGATCGTGGTCATCACCGTGTCGATGTCGACCACGCCGATGTACTCCCCGCGCGAGCCGGTGACCACCGCGACCCCGTCGTCGTCGGTCAGGATCGCTTCCAGCGCGTCCTGCAACGTGGAGGCGGGCGAGACGCTGTCCTCCACCGGGCGCCCGGCCCGCGACAGCGTGGACACCGCACCGGCTTCGCGAGCGGTGGTCCAGCGCAGCGGCCGCTTCCGGCGGTCCAGCACCAATCCGATCGCGCCGCGCCGGGTGCCCAGCCGGTCCCGGAGCAAACCGGGTTCCTCGTCGACCGCGGCGGTCGGCACCTGGCCGAGTTCGATCTCGCGGACCCGGCGCAGCGTGAGCTGCTTGAGCGCGGCGCCCGCCCCGACGAACCCGGCGACCGTGTCGTCGGCGGGGTTGGCCAGGATCGCGTCCGGCGTGTCGTACTGCAGGATCTTGGACTGGTCACCGAGCACCGCGATCCGGTCGCCCAGCTTCACGGCCTCGTCGAAGTCGTGCGTGACGAACACGATCGTCTTGCCCAGGTCGGCCTGCAGCCGCATCAGCTCGTCCTGCAGCACCCCGCGGGTGATCGGGTCCACCGCTCCGAACGGCTCGTCCATCAGCAGCACCGGCGGATCCGCGGCTAACGCGCGGGCCACCCCGACGCGCTGTGCCTGGCCGCCGGAGAGCTGGCGCGGGTAGCGCTTGCGGTACTCCGCCGGGTCCAGCCCGACCAGGTCCAGCATCTCGTCCACGCGCTCGCCGGTCCGCTGCTTGCTCCACCCGACCAGGCCCGGCACCATGCCGACGTTCTCGCCGACGGTCATGTGCGGGAACAGCCCGGCCTGCTGGATCGAGTAGCCGATCTCGCGGCGCAACTTGTCCGGGTCCAGGTTCAGCACGTCCTGGCCGCCGATGGTGATCCGCCCGGAGCTGGGCTCGATCAACCGGTTGATCATCCGCATGGTGGTGGTCTTGCCGCTGCCGGACGGACCGACCAGCACCACCGTCTCGCCAGCCGGAATGGTCATCGTGACCGATTCGACCGCGGCGAGCTTCTGACCCGGATAACGCTTGGAGACCTCCTCCAGGCGGATCTCCACCCCGTGTCCGTTGCCGGAGTCGTCGGAGCCGGGCACTTCGTTGTCAGCCACGAATACCTCTCGAAGTCGTCAGGCGCCCGAGCAGCACGAACACCCCGTCCAGCAGCAGCGCCAGCACGATCACGCCGAGCGTGCCCGCGAGCGCCATGTTCAGCGCGTTGGCGCTGCCCAGCCCGGACAGCCCGCTGAAGATCAGGTTTCCGAGCCCGGGTCCCTTGGCGTAGGCGGCGATGGCCGCGATGCCCATCAGCATCTGCGTGCTGACCCGCATCCCGGCGAGGATCCCCGGCCATGCCAACGCCAGTTCGACCCTGGTCAGCACCCGCAGCCGGTTCATGCCGATGCCGCGGGCGGCGTCCAGCACGGGCTGGTCCACCGACGACAGCCCGACGATGGTGTTGCGCACGATCGGCAGCAGCGCGTACAGCACCAAGGTCACCACCGACGGCGCGACGCCCAGCCCGAGAACCGGGATGAGCAGCCCGAACAGGGCGAACGATGGCACGGTCAGCACCGCGCTGGAAAGGGCGGTGGCCACCGCCGCCCCGGCGGGGCTGCGGTAGACCGCAACCCCGACCAGGACGCCGACGATGGTCGCCAGCAGGATGCACTGCACCACCATGCTGGCGTGCTGGTAGGAATCGACCAGCAGTTGCTGCCACCTGGAGGCGACGTAGTCCAGGAAACTCACGAACCGTTCTTCTCCGAATTCCCGGCGTCGCCGCTTTCCTCGCCCTCGTCCTCGGCGGGCGTGGTGACCAGCTGGAAGTCACCCTCGTGCTCCTCGGTGCCCGCGATGACCGCCTGCTCGAGGACCTCAGCGCCCTTCTCGTCGCGCAGCGTGATCGGGTCGCTGCGCAGGTCCTTGGTGAGGGCGACGCACAGGAACACCATGACGATCGCGAACGGCAGCGCGCCCATGAACGTGAGGTTCTGGATGCCTTCCAACGCGTTGTTCCCGCCGATCACCAGCATGATCGCGGCGACCGCACCGGTGGCGGCACCCCAGAAGATGACCACCCAGCGGCTGGGCTCGATCGAACCCCGCTGCGAGAGCGTGCCCATCACGACCGAGGCGGCGTCGGCACCGGAGACGAAGAAGATCGCCACCAGCACCATGACCAGCACCGAAGTGATCACGGACAACGGCATGTTCTCCAGCACGGAGAAGGTCTGCGCCTCGGCCTCACCGCTGCCGGCCGGGTTCTGCCCGGCCTGCTGGCTGCCGATGGCCGCGCCACCGAAGATGGCGAACCACACGAGGCTGACCACGCTGGGCACCAGCATCACGCCGCCGATGAACTGCCGGATCGTGCGGCCGCGGCTGATCCGCGCGATGAACATCCCGACGAACGGCGTCCAGGAGATCCACCACGCCCAGTAGAAGATCGTCCAAGTGGACAGCCACTCGTGCATCTCGCCGCCGCCGGTCGCTCCGGCGCGGGAGGCCATGTCGCCGAAGTCGCTGATGTACGCGCCCAGCGAGGTCGGCAGCAGGTTCAGGATCAGCACGGTCGGGCCGACGACGAACACGAAGATCGCCAGCAGCGCGGCGAGCACCATGTTGATGTTCGACAGCCACTGGATGCCCTTGGCGACACCGGACACCGCGGAGAGGATGAAGCAGATCGTCAGCACGACGATGATCCCCACGAGCAGGATCTTGCTCGTCGCGCCGATCCACCCGGCGGCCTGCATCCCCGCCTGGATCTGCAGGGTGCCCAGGCCCAGCGATGCCGCGGAGCCGAACAGCGTCGCGAACAGCGCGAGGATGTCGATCAGCCTGCCGAGCGGGCCTTCGGCGTTGCGCTTGCCGATCAACGGCAGGAACACCGCGCTGATCAGCTGCTTGCGGCCGCGGCGGAAGCTGCTGTAGGCGATGGCGAGGCCGACCACCGCGTAGATCGCCCACGGGTGCAACGTCCAGTGGAACAGCGAAGTCGCCATCGCGGTGTTCACCGCGGGGTCGGACTCCGGCGCCACCGTTCCCGGCGGTGGTTCGGTGAAGTGCGACAACGGCTCGCTGACGCCGTAGAACATCAGGCCGATGCCCATGCCGGCGCTGAACATCATCGCGATCCAGGACACCGTCCTGAACTCCGGCTTCTCGCCGTCCTCCCCCAGCGGGATGCGCCCGTACCGGCTGAACGCCAGGAACAGCGCGAAGATGACGAAACCGGTCGCGGCCAGCACGAAGCCCCAGCCGATGTTGAGCACCAG from Saccharopolyspora sp. SCSIO 74807 encodes:
- a CDS encoding Smr/MutS family protein, which gives rise to MPEKLTVDLHPIFRSDRDIDNAVRNGIFRAAGENVPLVEIIPGKGAGKLKKRVLAMLKQPHIKKLYRSVEVAPGNDGMVAGALEVGGHTATSRVASGRRAEDIRDQFKQTDPNTFAPRSAAKIDDYPGRPVLTGNPPRLTDAGVASARSLSLLPVRSGYEH
- a CDS encoding ABC transporter permease, which encodes MSFLDYVASRWQQLLVDSYQHASMVVQCILLATIVGVLVGVAVYRSPAGAAVATALSSAVLTVPSFALFGLLIPVLGLGVAPSVVTLVLYALLPIVRNTIVGLSSVDQPVLDAARGIGMNRLRVLTRVELALAWPGILAGMRVSTQMLMGIAAIAAYAKGPGLGNLIFSGLSGLGSANALNMALAGTLGVIVLALLLDGVFVLLGRLTTSRGIRG
- a CDS encoding ATP-binding cassette domain-containing protein, with product MADNEVPGSDDSGNGHGVEIRLEEVSKRYPGQKLAAVESVTMTIPAGETVVLVGPSGSGKTTTMRMINRLIEPSSGRITIGGQDVLNLDPDKLRREIGYSIQQAGLFPHMTVGENVGMVPGLVGWSKQRTGERVDEMLDLVGLDPAEYRKRYPRQLSGGQAQRVGVARALAADPPVLLMDEPFGAVDPITRGVLQDELMRLQADLGKTIVFVTHDFDEAVKLGDRIAVLGDQSKILQYDTPDAILANPADDTVAGFVGAGAALKQLTLRRVREIELGQVPTAAVDEEPGLLRDRLGTRRGAIGLVLDRRKRPLRWTTAREAGAVSTLSRAGRPVEDSVSPASTLQDALEAILTDDDGVAVVTGSRGEYIGVVDIDTVMTTIKSLREEHADSGADTGDAAAADTGDAGAADAGAADAEARS
- a CDS encoding ABC transporter permease; translated protein: MTSAYSSDSGSRGAERLRLFAQPIVAAVLVAVVLGVAYAHRDNVITSRNITASALLTLTWQHFLISLAVALIVVLLAVPLGVLLSRSWARRLSPIVIGIANVGQAAPSVGLLVLFFLLTNGTTGFWIATLPIAVYALLPVLRNTLVGLQQVDPALIDAGRGIGMSGTKVLLRIELPLSVPFILAGLRTALVLAVGTASLAWFVGAGGVGELIDTGYKLSNWTVLSVGAVLAMALALLVDWLGGVAEQYLSPKGLR
- a CDS encoding NAD(P)-dependent alcohol dehydrogenase translates to MSSMNAVQYTEVGGKPQVVEIPIPQPGPGQVLLRVLAAGMCHSDITVMSWPAEDLPYPMPLTLGHEGVGEIAALGPGVRTLSEGDQVAVYGPWGCGACHKCAAGKENYCPRAADLGIMPPGLGSPGAMAEYMLVDDPRHVVPLRGLDPVAAAPLTDAGLTPYHAIKRSLPKLVAGSTAVVIGTGGLGHLGVQMLREMTPAQVIALDVADSALQLASEVGAHHALRSDESAPAKVLELTGGLGAEVVLDFVGAEPTVQIASRCVAVEGDVTIVGVAGGRLQVGFGSPPFEVSVAAPYWGARDELIEVLEMARSGALTVHTETYGIDEAPLAYERLHRGEITGRAVIVP
- a CDS encoding BCCT family transporter, coding for MRTERRGRREWAPVPVSTETDQGRGGSAASSHPPELSGQSQFIEKPRTDWVVFGTTAAIMFILVAWGALSTNSLKAFADAALDWLVLNIGWGFVLAATGFVIFALFLAFSRYGRIPLGEDGEKPEFRTVSWIAMMFSAGMGIGLMFYGVSEPLSHFTEPPPGTVAPESDPAVNTAMATSLFHWTLHPWAIYAVVGLAIAYSSFRRGRKQLISAVFLPLIGKRNAEGPLGRLIDILALFATLFGSAASLGLGTLQIQAGMQAAGWIGATSKILLVGIIVVLTICFILSAVSGVAKGIQWLSNINMVLAALLAIFVFVVGPTVLILNLLPTSLGAYISDFGDMASRAGATGGGEMHEWLSTWTIFYWAWWISWTPFVGMFIARISRGRTIRQFIGGVMLVPSVVSLVWFAIFGGAAIGSQQAGQNPAGSGEAEAQTFSVLENMPLSVITSVLVMVLVAIFFVSGADAASVVMGTLSQRGSIEPSRWVVIFWGAATGAVAAIMLVIGGNNALEGIQNLTFMGALPFAIVMVFLCVALTKDLRSDPITLRDEKGAEVLEQAVIAGTEEHEGDFQLVTTPAEDEGEESGDAGNSEKNGS
- a CDS encoding DUF6474 family protein — protein: MTRKTEDQAEAIEPAATRWVVHDAKRAAKLEAKASKREERAAKQDTKIAKQATKAVHDDNKTADKKAKRETKAAEKKAKREAKAVAKGEHGRLTPGNAKKLVGVVRVLGPAVAPYARQAFGMARDGYERARARRLGIDAADAGRFTGRGAGLQARIAGDTDALRELRTGRSAEDGSTTEQFAERAEARLGQLAGAVRAAERMPAQRRRAAHRAVTGELDRIEDDLLNRLGI
- a CDS encoding TM0106 family RecB-like putative nuclease; translation: MDDGVQLDAGVVTRCRRRVHLENDPAARDLPKSPMDAGVEQRIADAAEHRRAVAGQLAALLGEQWVAVSREGTRRERERATAEAMRAGTRFISGAQLPADPDGGRLGAIDLLVRSGAGYVPVLVVRHKTADPGNGARTAPLSDPTPAAARPDPDRKVRSQPRDQLRLVHVRRLLEACGMAAGDPVGGVIGVEADVVVWHDLRAPNWPGGRTALTEYDARFADRLDVATAAAAGAEPLAQPSRITECKGCPWWPTCETELRERRDVSLVVRGEEATAMRDAGVGTVDELAALPAERLPEVQLSPGRGADAVLLAKAWLRELPLVRRVRRLAVPRADVEVDVDMESYADSGAYMWGCWLSGADVGEEPGYRAFVTWDPLPSDDEARSFAEFWTWFTELRAKAHARGLTFRAYCYNELAENRWMLSSAERFAGKPGIPEVARVREFIGSDEWVDLFAAVRDQFLCPHGKGLKVIAPSAGFHWRDDEAGGENSMRWYRDAVGLDGYAPVLSQRRRLLEYNEDDVRATWTIRRWMTSTAAEQVPYAEDL
- a CDS encoding glycine betaine ABC transporter substrate-binding protein; its protein translation is MNTRMSRRSALKLASAAAAGAALSGCGLSSGSSVPLRVEPGSIRPVPELEGVRFTVGSKDFTEQIVLAYLAEFALLAAGAEVRDLSNITGSASARNALVSNQIDVLWEYTGASWISYNGNTEPIPDPIAQYEAVRKMDLERNGVAWFALALQADNTYSFALNQQNARRLGVETFSDLKRLGAERPQELSFCVETEFASRNDGLPGVSQTYGFEVDPSRVETLNTGTIYAATASGNTCNFGEVFTTDGRIRSLDLKVLTDDKGFFPRYNLGVTVRAGMLQRYPQLQQVFQPISDRLNNAELMELNAGVDVDGRDPADVARDWMVKHGFVTLPNNAA